In Colletes latitarsis isolate SP2378_abdomen chromosome 12, iyColLati1, whole genome shotgun sequence, the sequence CAAAACATATTATTCTTCTAATTATGAGCATACTGTGCCaacacttctatctatctatatatatatgtatacatgtacAATTTCCATACTCCAGGAAAAAGAATATTAGTTTTGTTATTAGTTATTTTCTTAGCAAGATacataaaattttgtaaaaaaatagTATCTAAAACTAGGGTAACGGATGTTTATAGATCATTATAAAACATTAATAATATAGTAATCACAAAGAAAGTGAATAAAATACTGTATTATTTCTAGTATATTTTATAATGTAATAATTGAATATGACCTTTATGATGTAATAGATACACctattaaaattgtaaattaataaaaagaatGAGTAGCTTTAATATTCTACCTTAACCTTGAATCCATTTACTTTCTTGTTTAATGAAAAAAGTGAGATCACCTGAAGATTCTATAGATTCAAAAATTTTGTGAATCTTTGTTTAGAATTTGGAAAAGATTTCTAGGTAAAGTTTTAAAATTGAACTGTCGATCATTTTCGTTTGCAATAACGTAATTCTCTTTAGTGTATGTTCTACGAGATTTTACAATTGaatttgaacaatttctctAATTCGAAAATAAtgtggtatacagggtgttcaatcacccctggaaaaaattttaatgggagattctaggggccaaaataagacgaaaatcaagaataccaatttgttgatcgaggcttcgttaaaaagttattaacgttttaaattccgcctgtagaatggcaatttgtgaacagctgcgtacgcatgatagtggttctcactaacaaaactgtgaggctgtcgatacgtcactaagtagagtttctcatgctgactgAGAACCGCTAAcatgcgcacgcagctgtacgcaggttgcctatctaaaggcgcaactgttaataactttttaacgaagcctcaatcaacaaattggtattcttgatttttgtcttattttggctcatagaatctcctattaaaatttctttcagGGGTAGctataacaccctgtatacatatgtcAAATCCTCAGACTGGTTATGACTCATAACTTGTGAGTACAGTAGTGTTCAACGCCTGGGGTTGTAACTTGCAACAGAGCGCAAGCGCGATCGAGCAGCGCTATACAGAGTCCAGGAGTGGGGCGATACGGGCACGTGAACCGAAATGGTGATTGGTTCTCGGCCTCGCTCGTGGGCCAGTCTCCTGGGAACTGTACTGCGTTATGGTACGTTAGGAGATAAGCGATACTTTTGTTTACATTGTACCAATAGTGAATTGTGTTGACATTATTACAGTCTCATTTTATTATCTGCCTGTTCCCCAAGCTCCCATTGTCAGATAATGACCTTTTAAATCaaacatatatttttcaaaaatgaaatgtcttttttaaaatgttttgaattattataaatagaaaTGAAAACGATATTAGATTCAATTGATTCGAATAGTCCACTCATTTTGCAAGTAACTTAAAACGACAAGGTCAAGTAAGGATAGTTTAGTCGGATAAAATGATACGAAGGAAGATGTGGTAGTACCATGGCGATACTCGTTTCATGGTAGATAACATTTAATTAATCGCGTACCATCTTCGCTTTAATTTACTTATATCGCATTTAACGAATAATCGATTACAAGTAATGGACAGAACAAGATGTAAATAATTGCATATTAGTTTATTACAGATAACATAAATTTATCTCGAGATGATAGATATTCTGTAAGTTTATTGATCCTTGCCGACTCGAAGAACGGTAAGCCGGGTAAGCGTGCTGCTTAGAATACTAGAAAGTTAGTATTTTTAGGGAATATGCATTATAATGTCATAAAATAGTTTAAAGatcgtaaattaatttaaaggaTAAAAATGGGAATAGGTAAAAGCCAATTTACCGAAGATGAACTGCAGGACTATCAGGCACGTTATAATCGTAATAAagtattttatataaatcttatttAATATCGCTTCATGTTGTAGGATTTAACGtattttacgaaaaaagaaGTTTTGCAGTaagtatatttaaataattttttacattaATTGTACGTAAATAGTATatcttttatataaatattaggaTAAAGAAAAATTCTTTTAAAGATACATTTCAGTATGAATTGCTGATTTATAGTTTTTAAATTCTCTTTTACGATAGTGCGCATAAAAAATTTAAAGCACTTGCTCCAGAAAAAGTTGGTCACAATAGAAACGCTAAACTTTCAATGTCTAAAATCTTACAATACCCTGAATTAAGAGTAAATCCTTTCGGAGATAGGATTTGCAAAGTTTTCAGTTCTAGTCAAGATGGGGATTGTACTTTTGAAGATTTCTTGGACATGATGTCTGTGTTTAGTAATGCAGCTCCAAAAGCTGTGAAGGCAGAACATGCTTTCAGAATATTTGGTAATatttcgtactgaatttttttacaaactGTATCCGTCAATTAATTAATGGTATGTTACATATAGATTTTGACGGCGACGACATGCTTGGCATCGGAGATTTAAAACAGGTTGTAGATAGACTCACTGCTTCTCAAAGATTAACAGAAACAGATATGCAACAAGTTTTACAGTGTATATTAGACGAAGCAGATCTAGATGACGATGGTGCGTTAAGTTTTGCAGAATTTGAACATATTATTGAAAAAAGCAACGATTTCTCTATGTAAGATTTGCAATAACTTTGTCGTGCTTCGTTTTGCTTTAATAGTGCAATGGAATTCTCTATTTACTTCTATTAACATGTTTATTGCTGTTTGCAGGAGTTTTCGTATACGTTTGTAAAACATAAGACATTGAATATTTAACATAAGACTGAATGCTACGTTATTgttaaaacattttaatttattagtaGGCCTAATCATTTTTACAagaagaaatataaaattacgaatttataaaatgtatgTTGACGTTTTTTTAAGGCCTATGGACAATCATCCGTCTTGTCAATTGTTGagatttctttttctctttaaaCTTACCTATAATTTTACAAAGACAGTCCTTAACTTAAACTTAAATTTAAACCTAAACCACACAAACTAAATGGAAGTACATAAAAAAATCTGATAATCACAACTTGCAATTTGATTAGAATGTTTTTTGGATATGtcatttattatatatatacatatacatatacgtatTTACATATTTCAGATGTttagttttttcgtctttgacatatgattttaatttgaTTTCGATATATGCATATGTATATATAGGCAATAATAACATAACCTACATTAGCCTCAGCTCTGCTAGTGCGTATattgtttacaaattttttacaaacaaaTAATTAACTTCGCTATTTCTAAAATAATGTATTAGGTAATACTATAAACATTTATAAGCGATGTATAAATTATTTGCAAAtttcttataaataaataattgagtTCGTGAATTTCCAAAACACATTTAAGTAATTTATAAGTAAAGAAACTGtttacaaaaaattataaacagTTACGTTGAAGTTAGAAAACTGTACAGCTTTTTCCTTAAATTGCCAAAGTACgttatttatttatgaagtGATTATAAATAATGTGTACACTGCTTACTATAAATGCAACTGTTAAAATTTAAACAGTGTGTCGAATGTTACGTCATGACATCGATTTGAAATGATTCGACCTTGGCTCGAGCCTGCTATTATTCACGAGCAGCTTAAATAAACGCCATCTATTGCGTTTGGAAATTAATGCAACTAGTTAAGTAGACAACGTTTGAGTTTTTTTTAGAATCGGTGTATCTTTATAGAATATAGTGCAGGAAAACAGTTAAATGAAGTTTAGTTTATGATTTTCAGTAATTTATTTAAGTATTTTCATAACATTACCAAGTGTAGTGACATACAGATTATGTAAAGTCAAAAGTGGATTAAGATTTAAGTTATGGTAACCTATGAATTTTGTTTACCGATAGGTCAGTTAATACAATCGATTGGTTTTATTTAGTTAAATTATTTACATTATTCTTGTACTAGAATGCATTTAAACCTAGGTTAACAGACTGTAAGGAAAGTTCGTTCTGATATGGTTCAACAATATACATCACCTGTAAGGGTGTACAAACATCCATTTCCACTTGTGATGATGGTgcgtttatttatattattttcttattttaataataacatTTTCTATGTATCattcattttatttcaattttctttcgatattcgtacttttattatttttgaatttttaaattaacataTTATCCATAgcgaaataataattatataatatacaCGAATTTGTATTgacgataaatttaaaaataaaatgtattcGAAGTTGCAATTAAAAAAGTAAACGCAAACCTGTCCATTGACGTCTCAAAAAATTTCTTGGACCGTTAGAAACAACAGAAATATTTTAGTTCTTAATTGTATATGTCACGATTAAtctgaaattatttttctctttGATACGATTCATAAACTAATTTAGCAAAAGTATCTATGTTTCTTTTGATAGAATCATAATACATATCCATTACTGGTATATAATTATGATAACGGAATATCAGACAAAGAAATTAAGTACCATTATTATGGGACTGGATCATTATCAAGAAATGCTGATTCGTTCGATTAAGTCTTGTTTGTGTTCTTCCACCGCAGTACTTGtagcatttttaaaataaatattaaaattacagtAGCAAACGCCCATAATTTTGTATTTCATTTCCCAAATTTTACAAGCACGTAGACTTCGAACGACCATCGTTTGTAGAAAATAACTGGTTCTTTTATCGCTACTATATTGTATACTTTGTAACTTGCgataattttctgtaaaaatgttAGAAGTTAGATCCTTTAAGAAGTATTGCTAATTTGTTGGTAGCTTTTCTTCCTTTCTTGGTTGTAAAGTTATCTTACAAATCTTAGGATATTTCTAAATTGATTTCGAGACATTAAAGGTGAATTTTTACTTTTACCTCTATAAAGAAGGGAAGTATTGTGATCGAGAATAATAACGAGAAAACGCTTTCTTGAAAATCACATTTTAAGGCACTCTAATTACATTTTGgctattaaaattttactgTTTGCAATTCGCATTTGCGTTGACCAAAGTACATTGAAAAGGAAAGATTTACCTGTATTCTGTTacagaaaatgttaaaaagagacATAGAAACGCAGTGGAAATCTGAGTTTAAATTAGGATACCTGATTCCAGATAtgtgtaaaataatatttagtgTATCGAAAATCGTATCTAAATTCTTTTACATCCTGTATTGTGTATGttcttattgaaaaaatattttttctcgttACTAGCAAAGGTGTGATTAGCAAGTTTTAAAATGTGTCTAttcgttaaaataatattctccAAATTCTGTTTTATTACAATACTTTCTTTAAATGTCGGAAAGTACTAGAGCCTAGGAAGAGATTTtgtcattcttgatttttgtcttattttggcatgtAGAATCACCCCTTAAAGTTTCGGACACCtgtagccaaacaccctgtatagaaggaTCCAATTGTACGGAACACAAACACTATGTATGTACATCATTTCCAACAAAAGTACATTATGACGGATACGTATAATTTGACTTttgtaaaagaaaattgtttgaaATTACCGTTTGATCGTTGCGTTCTTTATTTTGCGCTGCGTACGCCAAACGTTATCATCGATATTTTCtatatgaatttttattttgattttatttaTAGGCGTATGAGCGTAGATTTCCTACATGTCCTCAAATCCCTGTTTTTGTTGGTTGCGACATAGTTTCAGACGAGGAAAGCAAAAACGGTGCGATCAGAATAACAGAAAGGAGATGCAAATTAAACGTCGATGCGCCTTATATCTTGAAAAAGGTAAGTATCAACGACagtaattgaaaaatatattgttttatttttcatcCACAAATTTTGAAAGTTTTTCAATGACATATAGTTTAGACTTGTATCTTCTTactgtttaattaatttttattttaatttagattttaacgtttactattttcttttactaaaattaatcatttttcttttcattACAGATAATTGGCGTAGATTTTGTGTACTTTATCCAAAAGAATGTATTAAATAGAAAGAAGTGTATTCTAGAAATAGAAGCATACAATGAAAGCTTTTCTGCAAGAGTGTCGGTCATCGAAAAGTGCAGATATTTTGTAAGTAtcttgtataatttaaaatttatagaATTTTATGTGTGTTCTCCATTAGGGAAAAGATTCCGGGtgctataaataaataatgtacaTGTTCGCAAATAATATGATGttcatttggatcacgatgcTACATGCCCCAACAAtgttttataaaaatgaaaagtATTTTGAGAAAACATGTTCAAAACAAGAACAATAAATAATCTTAAACTTGTTACAAATGATAAGAATGCTATTTTAGCGTTAGTCTTGTCGCGAGctataataatatatacaaaaaaatatgcagtgccatttaataaaaatgaaggTGACCTTGACCTTTTATagttgaacaaatttttttgcaattttttatatttcagtTTATAGCTGACCCAAAACATTTTTTCGTCGGATCGCTGAAAGTTTGTCATTACTAGTGTGGTCAGATTGGACATAGTTAACATGTTCACTGTCCATGACCCGTATATGGTTCATAACACCACGTTATTGGATACGTCGCTGAGAAACCGGACAGTGAATGCGTTAACAACTGGGATGAAATTTGGCAAGGTTGTTCAGGGCTTGTGTAAAGTCGCAAGTTGCAACTCGATTTAATGTAGTTTTTAGATTTCGGTGTCGAATCGGATTCAGACTTCGGGGGTCGTTAAATATCGAAAAAACAAGTAACTttaattaatatacagggttcggctatctctgggaaaaaatttaatgggtgattctagagggcgaaataagatgaaaatcaagaatactaatttgttgattttcatcttattttggcctctagaatctcccattaaatttgttcccagaggtagccgaataccctgtacatgGATTAGAAAAAGTGatagatttttattttccatctAACATCTAGAGTACTCAGAATCTTGACCATATTTTCAAATTGGTGAGGGTGTTCACGCAGTAGCGTATTTGCTTGCGAAACGTAAAGTTTGTGGGATCGATTCCTTCCCCTCatgctttttttttaatatagcaAGAAGTATACAATAAGAACAATAAATTATACTATTTTAGACTACTATGTGCAATTATAAAGGACGTGGGTTCGTTTTCAAAAGTTTTTTTTATTACGGCGCATTCCTTATGCCTCAATGGGTAGGGAAGTAAAAATATTCGGGTAGTTGTGGAGAGTAAAAATTGCATGCTGATTGTCGCAAGGTCGGGTTTCGACTGTTCAAGAACGAGAAGGAATGACTCACAGTTGCCTTCTTTTTtgatttcccgaagttgcacGAAGTTGCACGAAGTTACACGAAGTGCGGACCGTACAGTAGGATGTGCTGCTTCCCCCACtactccgttagacgctaaaGGAAGTTTGTCATTACTAGTGTCgccgtcgatgcactcaatatACCAAATCTGGCTACAGTAACATAAACTGATAACATTGATGTGGACTCCACACTGTGTACACGACCATTCGAGAGTGAGAGTTTTCTCTCTCACCATTTTTTGCATGGATTCGAACATTACACGTACGGCATTAGGCGATGAAACGTATAAAGTTCACCTTGGATCACCATAAACAACGTATGATGTCGACTCTCGTTTAGTATCCCGCGGTTCTTGAAACGGTCTCTGAGGATTAATCGCGCGCATACGCTTAGGGAATCCCCAAATCACAGACTTGAAATTGGGCAAAATTCGTAGAAAacgaatcaaaattttaaattcgttcGAAAATTAATGtccgttaaagaattttttaaaattttttgtgaATGAATCTAACGTTTCTAATCAAATTTTTGCGtgtttttacaattttaaattgTAGACGTGGTTAATACAACAGAATTCTGTTTGAAATGTATATTTATGTTATTTGATCGTCATAAAATATATGTATGATATGTAAATACATGTATGACGAACTTAATTAATACGGATTAATTAATCTTTCTAGGTTCATCCTCAAAATGAAGAATGGACATGCTTCGAACAAACTGCAAGTttagatattaaaaatttcttcGGTTTCGAGAATTCGATGGAAAAATTGGCAATGAAACAATACGCTCAGAATATTGCAAAGGTATTGTTTATAGCATTAAATATTCTTGTAATTTTTATCGTTATCATCGTAAACAAATTCTACGTTGAATAATTTATTGCAGGGGAAGGAAATAATAGAGTATTTTATAAATGAATTAAAAAAGGAGGGGATTGTTTACGTGCCTCCTTGGAAAGATCTGAACGAAAAATCTTTAAACAAGGAGtaagtttaaaattttaaaagataaacGCGTACTATAGATTTTCAAATATTCTATAATGTTTCAGTTATAATGTGATTaatgatttttaattatatataaacAGGGTAAAGCAGGACAACTGTGATCTTGAGAGACAAATGTTTAAATGTTGTAGGTTTAAAATTATATAGTATCTACGTCTCATATTTTTGTTTCTAACAGATATTTATCACTCCCTCTGTTTAGGAATGATGTTCCAGAAAATGAAGACTCCGATAATAGAAGCGAAGCTTACACGTGTATAGACAATAAATTACAAATCACAGGTACGGGTATATTAACGTGTTGTTTGTACATTCAATAAatggatttttttaatttaaatgctTCGCTTGAGATTTCTtagaaagaataaaatttggccCATCTTTACGAATATACAAAAAATGTCTGcaagtaaatattaaaatatgataAAGAAACTGGAGAAATTAATACGAGGATAAAGAATAACAAAGTTGATAGATATTTAAGAGTAATTTGATTCTTACAACTGTTGAATTTGGTTAATTTACACTGAAAGGAATTACATTTTTAGAACATTTTAGAAATTTTCATTGTTCCAGCGAATATTACATTACTCGAAGAATCTttcgtattaaaataaaattagtttattttatattattgaaAACATGCTACTTGTTGAAATAGTTTGTTGCTACACAGATATGTAAATATGTTTATTAATACTTGTATGTTATTTTCTAGAAATGCAGCTTTCTTCGGATTACATAGAGAGATACTTGGGAAAGCTCGATATGATACAAGAAAGTAAACTTGTTCAACTCTGGCAAAGTATAAAAGAATTAAGAGGAAGTTCAGTTCCTGGAGATACGACGCTTTTACGGTTTTTAAAAGCGACGGAATTTTCAGTCGAAAAAGCGAAGGAAATGCTGACCCAATCGTTACATTGGCGAAAGAAACATCAAATCGATAAACTTCTCGAAGAATATGATACTCCGCAGgtcgtgaaaaa encodes:
- the LOC143349032 gene encoding calcium and integrin-binding protein 1, whose translation is MGIGKSQFTEDELQDYQDLTYFTKKEVLHAHKKFKALAPEKVGHNRNAKLSMSKILQYPELRVNPFGDRICKVFSSSQDGDCTFEDFLDMMSVFSNAAPKAVKAEHAFRIFDFDGDDMLGIGDLKQVVDRLTASQRLTETDMQQVLQCILDEADLDDDGALSFAEFEHIIEKSNDFSMSFRIRL